CCGCTGTTGTTGCCGGCCATTAACCAATAGTTGACTGTACCCGCTTCATTGAACTTTCCCTTCAACGCCACGCCGATATCGCGTGAACTGACAATCCCCCGCAAATCCATAATGGTTTTGTCCAGCGAGCGGTATCCCCATACCGCCTCGGAGATTTCGTAGGCTGGCGGAGGCTGGATTCCAAAAAACAGGTCGCTGCCGGAGAAGATGTTTCGCCACCGCAGATACGCATCCTTCACAAACACCCCGATCTTGCCATCGCTGGTGTTCGATACCTGATCGGCTTCGAGGCGAAAGCGCGTGCTGAAGATGTCGGAAATCTCATAGTCATACGTGAAATAAATGCGTCGAAACTGGAATCCCTGCATGTCCTTCTTTCCCGGCGTGGCAACATTCGAGAACGAGGATATGCCGGTGTCGCGGGCAACATTGTAGAAGTAGTCGCCAAACATGTAACCGGAAAATTTCCCGGCTGACTTTTCCTGCGCACCGAGGTACATAGGCAGAATGAGTACCAGCAAAAAAACACGGACTGTTTGCTTCATAGTGTGATCTGATTGAGTGCTTTTGATTGCGGAGAGGCCGGTCGGGTCTTCCATGATCCGCCTGTTGCATGGCACCTCCCGGCTTGAGATCTCATCTTGGCTTGGAGAAGATATGTCATTTTGGACGAAAAAGTTTCATTGGCGCTGTATAGGGACAACTGTTGTGTCTCCGTTTCCGGTCTCAAAAGATCCGTTTTCGACAATTGAAAAAAGATAACGAGAAGTGAAATCTTAGGCAATGAGAAATCTTTCTTAAACCGGCAGTTTTCCCGCAAGGTAATTTTAACATACAGATAACAGGCACTTCATTTTTGCATAACGCTGCACTCGTACATTTTTCCATCAGGGACATAGATGCGGGAAATCTTAATTATAGAGAAAGGCTGAATCAATGGTAAATGCTCTTTTTGCTCTGCTTCTACTTATCCCGCCGGCTCAGGGCGTTGGGGAGGGACAAGAGAACGTTGACACTCTGGAGGTTTACTCCCCGACAATAGGGTTTCTGAAAGTCCATACATCGGTTGCGGACCGCTACGATGATGGCATGTGGCGCCGGGAGTTCGCAAGCTATCGCATATATACGACCAACGGGGCGATGGTACGGCGAGTCTTGAGCAGTTTGGATGAACCACGCACCATACGCCTCGAAGAAGGAACGTATGTTATCCGGGAGGAAGGTGGGAAACGTCGTACCCCTGAGTACAAGGTTCTGATCGAAGGCGGAAAAACAACTGAAGTTGTGAAGTAGCCGCGACAACAGAACACGCATTTGATGCTCGGCAAACCGAGAATCGGGACCCTCCGACGGGAAAAAGCCCGGCTGTTCTGATAAACCCTTTCCTCATTTCCGCAGACGCGGTAACAGGGGAAGGGTTCTTGCATTTCGCGGGTTGTCGGTCGATCTGCTGTCTCGCCCATCTCTACCTTTTCATGAAGACGAAATTACTGGTATTGCTGTTTTGCGTGACAAACATTGTCCAGTCACAATGGGAACAGATCAACAACGGATTGCCCAGCTTGAATATTAAGGCACTTGCCGTTGCCCCGAACAGCGGCGGCGTTGATTTTTTGTATGCCTGCGGCTACCGGGTCAGCCACAGGTAACCCCTGAATATGTGGCTGAGCCTCTCGCGCCAAGCGAGCCGAAGTGTGCCGAAGCCACTTTGTGAGGGGAAAACTCACGAATGCTGATATTGACAAGCTCAATGAGCAGCTTATTGCCGGTGCTTGAACCTCCCGCAGGCAATAGAAGATAATGCCGAAACGAAACGGAGTTCAGCACTCCGGTTCAATATCCTACCTTGCTTGTCTCTCGCTATTTCGATAACTTTTCAAAGCGTAACTCATGAAATTATAGCGTGTTATGAACATCGAGGAACTGAAGTACCCGATTGGCAGGTATAAGCGTCCTGACGCAATCTCCGAGGCAGATATTGCCCGATGGATCGATGAACTTGCGGTTGCTCCGGCTCGATTTCAAGAGGCGGCAAAGGGGCTTTCCGGGGAGCAGCTATCGACTCCGTATCGGGAGGGAGGGTGGACTGTCCGGCAGGTTTTCCATCACGTGCCTGACAGCCACTTTCAGGCTTACGGTCGCTTCAAGCTTGCGCTCACGGAGGATCATCCCACCATCAAAGCATACATGGAGGATCGCTGGGCAATGCTCCCCGACTCCGAACTGACTCCGGTGGAAGTGTCGCTCGCAATGTTAGATGCTCTTCACAAGAGATGGGTAGTGTTGCTGAAATCGATGACGAGGAATGACTTCAAACGGACGTTCTTTCATCCCGAACACCAGAAGGATTTCCCGCTCGACGCAATTCTCGGTCTGTACGCATGGCATGGCAAGCATCATCTGGCCCATATCCTCAATGTGAAAAAGCGGATGAATTGGTAAAAGCCGGAATGAGCGCCCAACCCCGGCCTGTCAAAACCCGCTTGTCGGAGCAACGGCTCAGGATGTCCATCGCCTCGTTTCTCGATTCGTTCGGGAACCCGGTAACGCGGGGAACGTATGAACGAAGCCTGCGTGAATTTGTCAGATGGTTTCGCAAAACGAATGATTTCCGGTTTCTTGTTCAGGATGTCGAGCGATACAAGCGCTATCTCACGAAAGGCAAAA
This Bacteroidota bacterium DNA region includes the following protein-coding sequences:
- a CDS encoding putative metal-dependent hydrolase; protein product: MEELKYPIGRYKRPDAISEADIARWIDELAVAPARFQEAAKGLSGEQLSTPYREGGWTVRQVFHHVPDSHFQAYGRFKLALTEDHPTIKAYMEDRWAMLPDSELTPVEVSLAMLDALHKRWVVLLKSMTRNDFKRTFFHPEHQKDFPLDAILGLYAWHGKHHLAHILNVKKRMNW